TTGGAGccaataaaacacagagaaactgCAGTGGGTGCGCGCACAGCTGTTCTGCCAGGAGAGCTCTGTGGCTGAAAACGCTGTGGTGACACCCACAATCTAACCAGACGTTTTCATCACTGACTCTGACAGCAAATGCTTCTGTGCGCACTGCATGATGGAGAGGCCAAACCACAAGGAGTAAATGAAAAAACTAAGATATACTgagtggtgtttttttaatgtattctaAACGAATGCAAAGACTGCATTTGTTGTCCTCTATTATATAAAAATTACCCTAATgcatgcaaacatttttctgtaaataatctgGACTTTGTGTTTGCCTCTTCCTGAGACGAAAACATACATACAAATAAGAAACTGACTCAATAAACAGCCTGTATGTATATTGTTTTTGCAGGTATCGATTTGATACACGGAAGGAGTAAGAGATGCATCACAAAATAAACTCGAGTTTCTAAAGCTTGTCAGGAGGCCTTTAGGcgttcattaaataaaacacatcaaaaattaaaaattgatgTAACTTCAAACGCACCTGTAAAATAACTTAACAATCCAATGAAACGCCAAGCTTTTATTATTGTGTTCTTCAATTCATTTAAcaatttgttatatttattattacattatatgtatctgatttatttatttatttatgcgcTGGTTGTTAAGAATAACAAattattatgtatttttgtGCAGGCCGAAACGAGGATTCTCCAAGCCACCCGGGTGAGACCGGAGCCGACCCGGGTAAAACAGTCCCGGGTCAGAGCTCCCACCTGTCCTACGGAGCAGACCAGATCCGCCGGTACCGAACAGCCTTCACCCGGGAGCAGATCGCCCGGTTGGAGAAGGAGTTTTACCGGGAGAACTACGTGTCCAGGCCACGGAGATGTGAGCTGGCGGCTGCCTTAAATCTACCTGAAACCACCATCAAagtaagattttgttttaaaggagcAGGACACGATGATtattttgtgcttctttttttatttggcttataaaaaaggagaaattctatttggattgttttataaaagaaaaacccaaatcagCATCGAAGGCCCCGCGTAAAAGCGGAAGTCGTGTTTGATCTgactgcttttgttgttgttgctcagaGGGAGGGCTGAGGTTAATGTTTGACCCAGTGTGTCTCTGTCCCAGGTGTGGTTCCAGAACCGCAGGATGAAAGACAAACGCCAGCGCCTGGCCATGACGTGGCCTCACCCCGCCGACCCGGCCTTCTACACCTACATGATGAGCCACGCCGCCGCCACGGGGAACCTGCCGTACCCCTTCCCTTCCCACCTCCCCTTGCCCTACTACTCCCCACTGGGTGTCGGGGCGGCCTCGGCGCCCGCCGCCGCCCCTTTCTCGAACCCTCTACGCTCCCTGGACAGCTTCCGGGTCCTGTCCCATCCCTACCAGAGGCCGGAGCTCCTGTGCGCCTTCAGGCACCCTTCAGTCTACCCAGCTCACGGCCTCGGGCCAGGGGGGAGTCCCTGCTCCTGCCTGGCCTGCCACTCCGCCCAGTCCAACGGTATCGCCACCAGACCCTCCGGGTCGGACTTCTCTTGCTCCCCGACAAGCAGGACGGACGCTTTTGTCACTTTTACGCCTTCGGTGCTCAGCAAATCTTCATCCGTGACACTAGACCAGAGAGAAGAAGTGCCTCTCACcagataaaaccaaaacaaaaccaactctTCTCCCACATCAGCCTCTGTCACATCAGCTTTTATATCATAAGACAAAGGTAGAGaataaacatgaagaaaaatagCTATAAGACGCACAACAGACCCGCCTTTACTGTAACTAAATATTCTCATCGCAGAGCCAGGGCAGCTGGCTGAAACATGGCCGCATGAAAATAAAACCGGATTTGATTTTCCGAATTTAATGTGTTTCTTATTGGTGACAATGAGAggtttttttatcattacttGTCCTTTTGTTTCCAAAATTCACCTCCATGTGCAAGAATGATGCTTTCCATCTCTCTTCCTAacaaggggattttttttttaacagactgtGGCCGTCTCATTAGCTCCCCCCACAAAGGAGCAAAAGAGCAGAAATGTGCACATGCAAGTAAAATTAGTAAAGTGATGTATATGTACGAGCCGGCACGTTTTGAGGGTTGAATTAATTATAATACCAGGAAGGGATCGTTGCTGCCAAAAGGTAACAAGGCGCCGAGGGAACGGATTACAGCCCCGCTCGGTTtggtgagggggtggggggatgagGAGGGGGGATGGAGAGGGGACaatcagaggaagaagaggacaTCACTTCTGTTGCTGTTTCGTTCATGTTCTTGTAAGAtattaaatcagacaaaaatgtgattaaattaTGCGTCTGAGAACCGTTTTTCTTGCTACTTTTAAAGCatttcctgatttatttttgtggggggttttttgttCCATATATTCAAAAGTCagttgaaaatattatttttaatattttttctgttattttatattattattctcttctctctcttttgtttttggttggaTTGTTTGTCTAATTTGCAATAAATTATGTCAATGAAGAAACGAAATGTATAAACGcatctttgatttatttaatgatgagtgatattttttaaataataacgataaatattataataataaaaaacccgAACAGATTCAAATCAGTTCCgttcttgttgttgttaatgattatcttttttttaa
The DNA window shown above is from Kryptolebias marmoratus isolate JLee-2015 linkage group LG5, ASM164957v2, whole genome shotgun sequence and carries:
- the evx1 gene encoding homeobox even-skipped homolog protein 1, giving the protein MVLPPRAPSPHSEELLSEGHTGLQKSPASTISALPLHPHSSSLLSLLSFIIIIIINNFLSSVRSVMESREEVVVRLAEGGESQGKPGHRGCLSPGAAAPYSRERTELLLVEEEEEEEEEEESARRNTSSSGEKHRADQPHKNGSSSDTESDFYEEIDVSCTPESMDYPTAKGRNEDSPSHPGETGADPGKTVPGQSSHLSYGADQIRRYRTAFTREQIARLEKEFYRENYVSRPRRCELAAALNLPETTIKVWFQNRRMKDKRQRLAMTWPHPADPAFYTYMMSHAAATGNLPYPFPSHLPLPYYSPLGVGAASAPAAAPFSNPLRSLDSFRVLSHPYQRPELLCAFRHPSVYPAHGLGPGGSPCSCLACHSAQSNGIATRPSGSDFSCSPTSRTDAFVTFTPSVLSKSSSVTLDQREEVPLTR